In Yamadazyma tenuis chromosome 7, complete sequence, the sequence AGATGTGCCAGAGCTAGAAGCAGAACTAGAACCTGAACTAGAGTCCGAATCGGATGAAGTATTGTTTCCAGTAGCTTCGGCTTCAGCTTCAGCTTCTGAAGTAATACTGCTGCTAGATTGGACTTCGACAGAGATCCCCAACGACCCcaacaaagagttgaatGCAGTTTCAGTAGGAGAAGGAACAGCTTCATTGTATACACCGGCAGCAGCAGTCAATGCAGCAGTAATCGAAGAAGGCATTAACCAAAGATTGGCACCAACAGAAGAACATAAGGAGTAGGCCAAAGAGGTAGCACTAACGacatcttcaccttcacAGTCTGCAGCAATACACTGACCGACCAAGCCAGACCATTGTGGCATCACACACAAACAACCGGTATCCCAGTATGGACATGGGGTGTTACCAACAGATACCTTAACACAGTCTTTGGCACAAGATGGTAATTCTGAATATATGGGATCAGCGAATCCGTTAATGGAAGCTGTCTTAGGAACCTGAGGATAAGTGTCCCAGTTTGAAGCAGTAATGACGGATGACAAGTAtaaaatcaacaaaccAAATTGCATAATGTAGTAGGTATGGGAAATTCTTAGAGTATTTTTTTGAATTTATTACCAGCTAGTTGGTTAAATATGATTTGAGAGATGAGGCAACTGTAAAATGGTTGTAAATCAAACGACCTCTCACGGGTCGGAAATACCGTACTAATTTAATGTAGGAGAACACAAAACCATTGTGATCAACATGTGCACTTTAATATACGGATGCAGCCTATCAATGAAAATAGCGAAAAAGGACACCAGGGCACTAAATGGGGATTTTATgcaaacttcaacaagttggtggctGAGCTGCTCTCACACTTGTTTGTGTATAAAGGCTATTGGTGGGATACTTCACCTGGGCTCGGAGGAGGCCATATTACAATTTCACTCAACTGATTGAAAAGATAATACCTTCAGCTTATGAATGCACTAGGCGCATTTATTGCCAAGCGAATAatttttctttgggttcGGCTTTTTACTGCAACTTGGGGTAAGTCGCTTATACAGGATACCGCCAGCCCACTTTCGGGAACCCTTAAAGCTCAGCAGCCATTCAACTGAGGAATCAACAGTTTCCATTTAAGTCGATGGCATAGTTATTTTTTTCAAGGGTTTTTATTTCTTATAAAGAACCCACCTAAAGCACATATTTCCTGGGCTCTAAAAAAATGGCTGACCCTGTTCCATTTTACTTACAGCCGTATGTGGAGAATGATAGGAATGAAAAGTTCCAGTGGTTAACGTATGGTGTCGTGTTAATAGCCTTTGGTCTTCACGGAATAATTTTCCACTGGATCCCGATATACTTGAGAAAACAACGATCCGAATCCTCCAACATCACCCCAAGATACTTTACTTTCTTGAGAGGGTGGGAGCTACTCAATGTTTCCCACAAGTTCACCATTCCTTTATTGGGGTCTTTCTACATCCAGCCAAGCATGTTCCTTTTATTTGCAGCCTACTTGGCAATTATGGGTGTATTCTCTATGTCACAAGTGAGCGACATAACTTACCTTCCTCGATTATATGTTGTTGCAAAGAGAATCAGTAAAGTGTCACTTTCGAACTTGCCTTTAATTTACGTCATGatcatcaaaaatgatTTGGTGACCTCCCTCACTGGGATCAAACATGATAAATTATTGTTCTTCCACAAATGGTTCTCCAGAACCATGTTTACGATGATCTCCATTCATGTGGTGCTTGCTTCAAGATACTGGTTGCATTTGGGATTCCCCGTCATGTTGGTTATCCCTCCTCAAATCTTCGGTTTTATTGCCTTTGGATCATTTTTCTTATTGAACTTCGCCAGTTTCAAGTTTATTCGGAGGTGGGCCTacgacttcttcttggttcaaCACAGAGTATTCTCATTCATTatgttgttgtttgttCTTTTCCACAACTCTACTAACACCACTGGCGCAGTTGTGTTGTCTGTCCATCAGTTGGTTATCGACAATATACTATGTCGTATCATCGCCTTTGTACATACAAGACAGTCTCCTACCAAAGGAAAGTCCACTTTTGAGatcttggatgaagataCAGTGTTGGTTAcggtcaagttgaatgcTTTCCCATACCTGGAGATGAAATGGTGGAGAAGGTTCTTGCCAAAATGGAATACTTGGAAAGCGGGTCAACACGTATACTTGACGGTACCTAAGGTCAAGTGGTTTCAGAAGCATCCTTTCACCATCGCCAGTATCAGTGAGAGTGGTGAAATGAAATTCGTTATTCGCGTGCAAAAGGGtttcaccaagaagttgagaaaTAAGATTCTTAGGTTACAAGAACAACAGAAACAAGAAAGACATCAGTATAGAGAACCCTCACCCGCTGGATCTGACATAACTTCCAGCTCCATTAACGTAGAGACTGAGCTATTGCCTGCCACCAGGAGAATTGGGTTGGCTTCTAAGGGGATATTTGGGTCTATTGGAGCATTTGTTTCTAAAATCAATCCTTTCAGCAAGGGCGCCCCAGCAGTAGATCATGAGAAGAAcgaagaaaatgaagacgatgatgtGGTTTTGAAGGCCACTTTTGCAGGTCCTTTTGGGGCCCAATATCAGCCCTTAATCACCTTTGATTCtgttcttttctttggtgcTGGTTCAGGTGCTGCCTTCTCATTTCCGGTTTGTcttgatttgttgaacactatccaaagaagaaatagcGTTCATGACTACTTCGGTAGAAACCCTCTGCCCCTTATCAAATTGGTATGGGCTATCAAGAAGAGTGCCAACGTTTGCTGGTTCCGCTTCGTCCTTGATGAATTGGCCCAATATTGTCAAGAAGGTCTTCTTTCCATTGACGTATATGTCactcaagaaaaagatAGAGAACTCTACGATATTAGCGAAGGTTCTTCCTCAGAGTCTTATTCCCAATATGAACCTCATcctcaagaagaaactgatACGAACAAGTCTACAGATaaggaagaagatcaagGTATCCTGGTCTCACAAACCGGGTCTTCGGTTACCATTTATGACGTCCCCAATGTGAAGTTCCATTATTCTCGACCTAACATAGACGGAGTGATAAAGCACCATGTGGATCACTTGAAGGATGGTACGAATTTCAGATCAATGGCGGTGGTGAGTTGCGGACCTCTTGCTTTCAACCACACCATTGAAAAGGAATGCCAAAAACAAAGATGGGATATGGAAGCCCCTGATATTTATTGTTATACTGAATCATTTGGTTAGTTTAGATGTACATAATTATTTATTGGATTTTATCACAGCAGTCCTATTATGGAGGTATTCTACTTACAGCCACCTAATTCGCAGTCGCGGCAATAGAACCAGCATAAAATACATATTTACCAACATAAGTGAGTTTTCAATTCAAACACCTATATAAGTATAAAGTCTAACACTTAAGCCATATTTTGGCACGAACTTTCAAGACCAAGCAGCCAGAttagaagaagaacccaatGAAAGAAACAACCAAGACCATGAAAGTGACAGGTTTGGACGCAGCGGCTTGGCCTTCGAAAGTCGAAACCGCACCAGCACTTTCTGCAGCAACGGTCTGTTTGGCACCAGAGGTGGCACCAGAGGTGGTACCAGAGGTGGTACCAGAAGTAGCTCTGGCTGGGGTGGTGGTCTCAGTAATTGGGCAGTAAGTGGTGTAAGTGGTGGTTTCTTCAGTGACAACGGTGACTCCAGTGGTGACAGGAACTTCACTACACTTGTTTTCAGTACATGATGTCACAGTGATAACTGTAGTTTTGTAGTCACCATATGTAGAAGTGTAAGTGGTTGGATTACCGCTAGCATCGGTAGTAACAAACACTTCGCAGCTGGTGGTTACAGTGATGGTGTCAgtcaaggtggtggtgacagTAGTGTATGTGCTTGGGTAGTGCGAGCAAATGGCACAGACAGTTTCAGTTTCAGTTGTGGTCTCAGACTTGGTGGCGGTCCC encodes:
- the FRP1 gene encoding ferric-chelate reductase Frp1 (EggNog:ENOG503NWU6; COG:P,Q), which encodes MADPVPFYLQPYVENDRNEKFQWLTYGVVLIAFGLHGIIFHWIPIYLRKQRSESSNITPRYFTFLRGWELLNVSHKFTIPLLGSFYIQPSMFLLFAAYLAIMGVFSMSQVSDITYLPRLYVVAKRISKVSLSNLPLIYVMIIKNDLVTSLTGIKHDKLLFFHKWFSRTMFTMISIHVVLASRYWLHLGFPVMLVIPPQIFGFIAFGSFFLLNFASFKFIRRWAYDFFLVQHRVFSFIMLLFVLFHNSTNTTGAVVLSVHQLVIDNILCRIIAFVHTRQSPTKGKSTFEILDEDTVLVTVKLNAFPYSEMKWWRRFLPKWNTWKAGQHVYLTVPKVKWFQKHPFTIASISESGEMKFVIRVQKGFTKKLRNKILRLQEQQKQERHQYREPSPAGSDITSSSINVETELLPATRRIGLASKGIFGSIGAFVSKINPFSKGAPAVDHEKNEENEDDDVVLKATFAGPFGAQYQPLITFDSVLFFGAGSGAAFSFPVCLDLLNTIQRRNSVHDYFGRNPSPLIKLVWAIKKSANVCWFRFVLDELAQYCQEGLLSIDVYVTQEKDRELYDISEGSSSESYSQYEPHPQEETDTNKSTDKEEDQGISVSQTGSSVTIYDVPNVKFHYSRPNIDGVIKHHVDHLKDGTNFRSMAVVSCGPLAFNHTIEKECQKQRWDMEAPDIYCYTESFG
- the PGA7 gene encoding putative GPI-anchored protein 7 (EggNog:ENOG503P8IY; COG:S), which encodes MQFGLLILYLSSVITASNWDTYPQVPKTASINGFADPIYSELPSCAKDCVKVSVGNTPCPYWDTGCLCVMPQWSGLVGQCIAADCEGEDVVSATSLAYSLCSSVGANLWLMPSSITAALTAAAGVYNEAVPSPTETAFNSLLGSLGISVEVQSSSSITSEAEAEAEATGNNTSSDSDSSSGSSSASSSGTSSSSSSRDGAMEIKVTGSLFMIILGSLFAILM